CGCAGCTTTGCCGCGCCTTCCCGCCCCCTCTTGGGGCAGTGGCATATCGCAGCATTGCTCTCCGCTCACAGTTGCGGGGGCAGTCATGGTTTTGACGTCTTGTTCCGACGCCTTACCATGTTCCCTTTTACCCGGATGGTATTCCCAGCCGGACCAGAATGGCCGGACTTAGGCAAACTGGATTTACTCTGTCAAGAAGGAGTAGACGCCGCCAAGGATGGAGTTTTCAAACAATGCACCGCGCACACCAGCAACAATCGCCTGAAATCAACTGCTAAGTGATGGTTTCAATGCTGCAAACGCAATGCTGTGCCGCATCGACCGCAACCTTTGCGCAGGCGATATTCCACGCTACGGCATGGTTCCCCGTTCCGATCTCCACCGAATCCAATGGCTGGGGTCGTGGCTGTCCCCCCTGCCCCGCATCACGGACAGATTTCCCCTGGCAATGCCCCTGCGGTGGCAACGCGCCTCTTCCGCATCCCGGCGGAGCTATGGCGTTTCCATCTTCGCCCAAGCGTTCCAGTACGAGACCGCGCATGAACGCCCAGATCTTCGCAAAGGTCTGTCGCGGGCACAGGCTCAGTCCGGCGGCCGGTTACAGGCTCCGGTTCAAACACGACGGAAAACCAGCTTGCGCGGCAGTCTATTTCATTGATGCTGCACTGACGGGCAGCTTGCTCGACGCCTTCATTTCTTTCAATGATAGGTTGGACCGAATGCTGGTGACACCGGGTAGCCGCCTCAGAGTGCTGTCGACGAAACCACTGTAATCATCGAGATCACGGGCAACCACGATCAGCAGGAAATCATCCGCGCCGGTCGTGTTGTGGCAAGCCAGGATGTTCGGTGTCGTCTCAACGATGCGCTGAAATTCTGCCGTCGCGGCTTGATCATGCTCGGAACAGCGCAACTGGACGAAGGCCATAACGCCGAGGCCGAGCTTTCGACGGCTCAGATTGGCTTGATAACCTTCGATGATGCCGCTTTCTTCAAGACGTTTGAGCCGCCTCCAACAGGGGGTCTCGCTCATCCCCAGATGCTCGGACAACTTGGCATTGGTCATGCGGCCATCCTCCTGCAACAGGGTCAAGATCTCGGCATTGACGGCGTCGATGTCAGGCATGGGTAGATATCTTTCAATAATGACGATTCCATAGGGAATTCCACTCCAGATTTGCGCAATATGGGGAGGATTGGCAAAGGTATTTCCCTCATCCAGACTATGATCTCGTCCAAAATACTCTTCAGCGAAAGATCCTGCCATGAAAGCCGTCCTTTTCGAAAAATTCCAAAGCGCGCCAAAGCTGGTTACCGTGGACGACCCGACGCCAGAGCCGCATGGCGTTGTCCTCAGGGTTGCGGCCACCGGCGTCTGCCGCAGCGACTGGCATGGCTGGATGGGACACGACAGCGACATCGACTTGCCGCATGTGCCTGGCCACGAGTTAGCTGGCGTCGTCGAGGCCGTTGGGAATGACGTCACAAAATGGAAGGTCGGCGACAGGGTCACCGTGCCATTCATCTGTGGGTGCGGCAGCTGTTCCGAATGCCATTCCGGCAACCAGCAGGTCTGCCTGCAGCAGGAACAGCCGGGTTTTACCCACTGGGGATCCTTTGCGGAATACGTAGGCATTCATCAGGCCGATCTGAACCTTGTCGCCCTACCCGAGACCATGAATTTTGCCACTGCCGCGAGCCTTGGTTGCCGCTTTGCAACCTCATTTCGGGCGGTGGTAGATCAAGGGAAGGTCAGCGCAGGACAATGGGTGGCTGTGCATGGTTGCGGCGGCGTAGGCCTGTCCGCCGTGATGATCGCCTCGGCTTGTGGGGCCAACGTGATCGGCGTGGACCTTGATCCAGCTAAGTTGACGCTGGCGAAGGAGCTTGGCGCCGTGACGGTGCTAAACGGTAGGGAGGCCGACGTGCCGGAGGCCATCCGGGAGATCACCCGCGGAGGTGCCCACGTCTCTCTCGATGCACTTGGTCACCCGTCAACTATGACCAATTCAATCCTCTGCCTGCGGCCGCGGGGCAAGCATGTGCAAGTGGGTCTGATGCTGGGTGAGCACGCGGCACCGACCGTTCCAATGCCAAAGATCGTCGGGCAGGAAATCGAATTGCTTGGTTCACACGGGATGCAGGCACATCGCTACGGCGCGATGCTTGACCTCGTCGCCAGCGGCAAGCTGGATCCGGCACGACTGGTCGGAGAGCAGATCAGCCTTGCCGATGCCCCTCAGGCCTTGATGGAGATGGATAAATTCCGCTCCGTGGGTGCAACTGTCATAACCCGCTTTTGAGCCATGGAGAAAATCGCATTCATCGGAAATGACACCTTGGCCTGCGTTATCGCTGACGGTCAAAGGCGATATGCCAACGGAAAAATCGCCCGGCGCGTGACGCAGCCCAACATGACGCCCCATGTGGCTGAAAAGGTAATGACTGACGACCGAGGCGGCACGATGATGCCCCGTGCGATCACAGCATGCCATAGTCGTACCGTCGAACTGGGAAAGGGTGAATAATGTTTGAGCAGGTGGAAGAATACCCTGTAGATCCAATCATGATCGGGGCAGAGTATTTCGCTCAGGACCCGCGGCAGGACAAGCTGAACTTGACGGTTGGCATCTATCAGGACGCGCAGGGACAGACGCCGGTCTTGAAGGCCGTCAAGCAGGCAGAACAGCGGCTGGTCGAAAGCCAGACCAGCAAGTCCTACCTCGCGCTCACGGGCGATGTGGAGTATTGCGCGGTACTCGGCCACGAGATCATGGGCGACGCCTACAGCAGCGACTGGATCGCGGCGCAAACCTCCGGCGGTGCGGTTGCCCTGCGGGTGATCGCAGATCTTCTGGCTCAAATGCCCAAAAAACCCACGGTCTGGCTGCAATCTCCGACCTACGGCAACTATGTCCCGATTCTCTCCGCGGCGCAGGCGAACTTCCGATCCCTGCCCTATTACGATTCGATCCGCAGCGAGCTCACTTTTGACGAAATGCTCGACGGGCTCAGGGCCGCCAGCCCCGGCGATGTCTTCCTGATGCAAGGCGCCTGTCACAACCCGACCGGAGCGGATATGACATCAGAGCAAATCGCAGCTCTGCTCGACATCCTGGAAGAGCGCGGCATTGTGCCGTGGATCGACCTCGCCTACCTCGGGTTCGCCCGCAGTTTCGATGCAGACTGCGACCTCGCTCGACAAATTGCGAAACGGTTTCCCGAGTGCATTGTCTGCATCACCCTGTCCAAGTCGTTTGGCCTTTATCGTGATCGCGCCGGGGCACTTTTTGTCAAAACACGCACCCTAGATCGCAATCTCGTTAAACGGGCTGTCACCGCAATCGTCCGCTCGGGGGCATCACACGCGCCCGACCATGGCTGCTCTGTTGTTCGCACCATCCTGCAAGACCCCAAGCTCAAGGCGCTCTGGCAGGATGAACTCGAACAGATGCGGGATCGTGTGGCACAGATGCGAGAGACGATCGTCAAAGCGGAACAAGATACCTATGGCACAGGAACCCTCACGTTTCTCGGTCGGCAGAAGGGGATGTTCTCTTTGTTGCCGCTGACCAAATCCCAGGAAGTCGCGCTAACCCGCGACCATGGCATTCACGTCGTACAAGGCGGGCGCATCAATGTCGCACGGCTACGTGATCAGGACGTCCTGTGGCTGGTCCGTGCGGTCCAAAATGTCATGGCTGACTGAAACTCACTAGGAATGGTGTCGATTGTACCACGCCATCTTGGTCTGACGGTCACGCTGTATCTTCCTAGTGGTGCTGGTCGGACGCTTGCCGCGTCAATTGCAGGGACTATCGAAAGCGTGAACAGGACGGGCGCCAAACGGCGCCCGTCCAAAAGCAAGTTATGTTGTTCGCTTATCCCCAGAGGGTGAAGGTATCCCCGCTCAGGTCCCACTCTCCGGGCGACACCAGCACATCTTCCAGCAGGACGCTGCTTTCGTGGCTGGTACCCGCTTCTGCGGTAAGCAGTGTATCTGCTCCGCTCTGCGTGACGCTGACAGACAGGTCGCCAAGGCCCCATCCCTTGATTTCAAGCGTATCGCCGACCTCAAAATCGGTGACGACATCCGAACCGAAGTCGAATGTATCAACCCCGTTGCTGTAGAGATCGAACTGGAAATGATCGGCGCCGGATCCGCCGGTGATCACGTCGTTGCCATCGTCACCGAAGAGCTGATCCGCACCGCTTCCGCCAATCAGGCTGTCATCACCCGATCCGCCGAACAGGAGATCCCCAGACTCGCCCGCAACCAGCGTGTCATTGCCAGCATGGCCATAGAGCTGATCAACACCACCATCGCTGCCGACAATATAGTCATCGGTTGCAACACTATATCTGTCCCCGACGATGGAGAAGCTCCCGTCGAAAGTCCCGTCCTGCGGAAGAAACGAGCTGTGCAGGTGATAGTTCTGCAGCGTCACCGTGCTCTCATAGGAGGTGCCCGCCCCAAGGGTCAGGATCGTGTCGTTGCCCACGTGCTCGAGCGAGATCGTCACGGCAGCATCCGGACCAAAGCTGTTCAGCTGCAGCACATCGCCGTCATTGAACCCCTCGATCACGTCATGGCCGGAGCTGGTGCCTTCGCCGTTTGCGTCCGCAGGCACCACGTCAATGTAGTAGGTATCGGCCCCCTCGCCGCCACGCAGCGTGTCATTGCCCCATTCACCGAAAAGCAGATCCGAGCCGCTTCCGCCAATCAGGCTGTCATCGCCCAATCCGCCGAACAGGAGATCCCCAGATTCGCCTGCAACCAGCGTGTCATTGCCAGCATTGCCATAGAGCTGATCAACACCACCGTCGCTGCCGACAAGATAGTCATCGGTTGCAACACTATAGCTGTCCCCGACGATGGAGAAGCTCCCGTCGAACGTCCCGTCCTGCGGAAGAAACGAGCTGTGCAGGTGATAGTTCTGCAGCGTTACCGTGCTCTCATAGGAGGTGCCCGCCCCAAGGGTCAGGATCGTGTCGTTGCCCACGTGCTCAAGCGAGATCGTCACGGCAGCACCCGGACCAAAGCTGTTCAGCTGCAGCACATCGCCGTCATTGAACCCCTCGATCACATCCTGGCCGGAACTGGTGCCTTCGCCGTTTGCGTCCGCAGGCACCACGTCAATGTAGTAGGTATCGGCCCCCTCGCCGCCACGCAGCGTGTCATTGCCCCATTCACCGAAGAGCAGATCCGAGCCGCTTCCGCCAATCAGGCTGTCATCGCCCAATCCGCCGAACAGGAGATCCCCAGATTCGCCTGCAACCAGCGTGTCATTGCCAGCATTGCCATAGAGCTGATCAACACCACCATCGCTGCCGACAATATAGTCATCGGTTGCAACACTATAGCTGTCCCCGACGATGGAGAAGCTGCCGTCGAACGTCCCGTCCTGCGGCAGAAACGAGCTGTGCAGGTGATAGTTCTGCAGCGTTACCGTGCTCTCATAGGAGGTGCCCGCCCCAAGGGTCAGGATCGTGTCGTTGCCCACGTGCTCAAGCGAGATCGTCACGGCAGCACCCGGACCAAAGCTGTTCAGCTGCAGCACATCGCCGTCATTGAACCCCTCGATCACATCCTGGCCGGAACTGGTGCCTTCGCCGTTTGCGTCCGCAGGCACCACGTCAATGTAGTAGGTATCGGCCCCCTCGCCGCCACGCAGCGTGTCATTGCCCCATTCACCGAAGAGCAGATCCGAGCCGCTTCCGCCAATCAGGCTGTCATCGCCCAATCCGCCGAACAGGAGATCCCCAGATTCGCCCGCAACCAGCGTGTCATTGCCAGCATGGCCATAGAGCTGATCAACACCACCGTCGCTGCCGACAATATAGTCATCGGTTGCAACACTATAGCTGTCCCCGACGATGGAGAAGCTGCCATCGAACGTCCCGTCCTGCGGAAGAAACGAGCTGTGCAGGTGATAGTTCTGCAGCGTCACCGTGCTCTCATAGGAGGTGCCCGCCCCAAGGGTCAGGATCGTGTCGTTGCCCACGTGCTCGAGCGAGATCGTCACGGCAGCACTCGGACCAAAGCTGTTCAGCTGCAGCACATCGCCGTCATTGAACCCCTCGATCACGTCCTGGCCGGAGCTGGAGCCTTCGCCGTTTGCGTCCGCAGGCACCACGTCAATGTAGTAGGTATCGGCCCCCTCGCCGCCACGCAGCGTGTCATTGCCCCATTCACCGAAGAGCAGATCCGAGCCGCTTCCGCCGATCAGGCTGTCATCGCCCGATCCGCCGAACAGGAGATCCCCAGATTCGCCCGCAACCAGCGTGTCATTGCCAGCATGGCCATAGAGCTGATCAACACCACCATCGCTGCCGACAATATAGTCATCGGTTGCAACACTATAGCTGTCCCCGACGATGGAGAAGCTGCCATCGAACGTCCCGTCCTGCGGCAGAAACGAGCTGTGCAGGTGATAGTTCTGCAGCGTTACCGTGCTCTCATAGGAGGTGCCCGCCCCAAGGGTCAGGATCGTGTCGTTGCCCACGTGCTCAAGCGAGATCGTCACGGCAGCACCCGGACCAAAGCTGTTCAGCTGCAGCACATCGCCGTCAGAGAAATCCGTAATGACTTCGGCGCCAAACCCGTCGTAGTCCATACCGTTCCAGAGAAGATCCGCCTGGAAGGTGTCATTCCCGGCTCCGCCCGTCAGCGTATCGTTTCCTCCGGCGCCGTTAAGGGTATCGTCAAACAATGACCCTTGGACTAGGTTGTCACCTTCGTCTCCAAACGCTGTGCCGCCAGCAGAAGGTGCGTTTACGGTGTTGGGTGATGTCATTAGTATCTCCAGAATTTAACATTTTGCAATCCAGGGTTGAACAGCCCAAATATTAACAAATAGTTAAATCCCAAGCGCGTGCGTTAATATTCTCCGTTAGCGCTGCGCTCGATGCGATTAATTAAATGTAAAGTGAGGTTATCTTTGCATTAGGAATGCTCTGGTCAAGACGCGCATTGCGACAGTGTGTAACGCGTTCATTCATGTTGATCGCACAGGCGTTTTGTCTTTCCGCACTTGGTCAATGCAGCGGGATAAGTCAAAGCACTGCGCTTCGGGATGTCATGATCCCACATTGCAATGAGTACTGCCTCCCGCCGTTCTTCCGGTACCGTCAGGTTCGGCCTCCCTCTCGCGGCAATGGCGGGTCGGTAGCCTCCTTTCCCAGCAGGTCTTTCAAAACGACGTTGTCGAGCACTGTGTCTGCCTCATCTAACTGATCCAAATTGACTTTCACGGGCGTCCATCGCATCGCCAGATCCATCGACTTTTCACTTGATGCGTCCTGCGCAAAGCTGACCTTCAAGCCAAACGCACGTGTCCTTGCTCAGTGTCGCTGATCCGAAGGTCCGCTTCCAGAAAACCCAGCATGATCTATTGCGCCTGCAGCAGAACCTTCGCTGAACCTCGCATGCAGGTCGTGGATGGGCGGGCTGACGCAATCCGGCGAAAAAGTCTGCCCGGTTTTATCTGCGATCGGGCAGCCGCGCCGCCGCACGTCCGATCTGCCCCTGCAGCGGACATGCTACGATCTCTCATTAAGAAAAAGCAGCCGTCTTGTCGACAAAACCAATGAAATCGAGCTTCCTGGAAGTATTACAAAAACAACCCTAGGAAGTTCGAAAGCCCGCAGATTGCACGCATGTTCGCACTTCAGGACAAGGCTGCGGAACCGGCATTCCTTTCGAGAAGATCCTGCACCAGAGCATTCGGAAACCGCCGTCGCTGGGTGATGGCGAAAAAGGTTTCCTTGATCCGGGGATGTTCTTTGGCCTCGACAAGCCGACCCGAGGTCAATTCGTCTTTCACGACGATCGGTGCGACCAGCGCCAACCCGATGTTTTCCCGGGCCAGAAGACGCATCATCGCCATATCGTCGACCTCGGCGGCGATCTGCGGCCGCACGGATAACCGGCTGGCCATCGCGTCAAATGCGGTGCGTACGCTGCTGTCGGTGGTTGGTAGGATGAACGGTTGCTCGGCGAGCAAATCGCGGATCGGTCGATCCGGATCAAGCCGCTCGGGCGCGCCGACGATGCTGACCTCCTGCTCTCCGATCTGATGGGTTTCGTAAGGCGTCAGGCTGTCGTCGGGGGGTGGGCGGTTCATCAGCACCAGGTCCAGGTTGAGCGTTCCCAACCCCTCAAGCAGTTCGGTCGGACTGCCCGACCGCAGAATGACCTCGACGTCCAGACGTGACAGGATCGGCCTCAGGAAACCGATCTGAAAGTTGCGCGACAGGGTTGCAAGCGCGCCGACGCGCAGCGCCTTGCGATCCCGCACCGTGCCTTCAAGGGTCGCGACAAGTTCCTGTCCCGTCGAGAAAATTGCATCCGCGTGATCCAGCGCGATCCGCCCAGCTTCGGTCAGGTGCAATTGTCGCCCGCGCCGGTCGAACAGAGCGTGCCCAAGCCGTTCTTCCAATTGCTTGATCTGAACTGACAGAGCGGATTGCGAGAGGTTCAGCCGCTGCGCCGTACGCGTCAGGTTTCCGTCGTGCGCGACGGCCCAAAAGTAGCGGAGATGGTGATAGTTCAACGGCATTCGTTAGATTTTATAGAACGCAAAATGAAAAACAATGAATTTTTACTATCAGGCGGTCTCCCCTAAGCCATTGCGAAAGGTCGCTGACCGCGAATTTCAAAGGAGGCCGATGATGGCTTATCTGTTTTTTCCCCTTCTGAGCCCGCTCGTCCTGCTGGTGGCCGCGTTCTATGCGGCGCGCCATCCCGGGAAACGCCCCGGACGAGTGCCTGCCCTGACCGAGGCCGCTTCATTCGCCGCATTCGCGATGGCGGCCGTGGCTGCAACGCTCCTTGTGGTCAAAGGCTCCGGCACCTCGGCCCTGATCGGGTTATTCGGTGTTGGACTGTCGGTGCGGCTCGATGCGGTGAGCGCGGTGATGCTGGTTCTGGTCAGCTTCATCGGCTGGATCGTGCTGCGCTATTCCAGGACTTACATGGACGGTGAGGATCGGCAAGGCGCCTTCACGGGCTGGATGTCTGCGACATTGGCCGCCGTCCTGCTGCTGGTCATGTCCGGCAATCTCTTTCAGATGTTCGCGGCCTGGACGCTGACCAGCCTGTCGCTAAACCGGTTGCTGCTGTTTTATCCCGAACGCGCTACAGCACAGCGCGCCGCCCGAAAGAAAGCCATCGTCGCACGGTTGAGCGAGGGCGCGTTGGCCGGTGCCGTAATCCTGCTGATCGCTGCAACCGGGACCACTGATATCGAAACGCTTCTTACCAGCGCTGAGGCCGATTGGCTGACTATGGGAGCAGCTCTCCTGCTTGCCCTGTCGGCCGTATTGGCCTCGGCGCAATTCCCGATACACGGATGGCTGACCGAGGTGATGGAGGCGCCCACGCCGGTCTCTGCCCTGCTGCATGCGGGCGTCATCAATGCGGGCGGCTTCCTGTTGATCCGCTTTGCCGACGTGATGCTGCTGGCCCCGGGTGTCATGGCGCTCCTCGTCATGCTCGGAGGGTTCACCGCACTGTTTGGTGGTCTGGTGATGCTGACCCAACCGGCGGTCAAGACCTCGCTGGCCTGGTCGACCATCGCGCAGATGGCTTTCATGATCATGCAATGCGGCCTGGCGCTGTTCCCGCTGGCTCTCCTGCATATCGTGGCGCATTCGCTCTACAAGGCGCATGCCTTCCTCAGTTCCGGTGAGGCAGTGCGCAATGTCGCGGCAATCGCCCGCCCCGGACCAATTGCGGTTCCGAGCGCCCGCAACGTCGTGCAAGCCTTTGTCATTGCCATCGCGATCTATGGTCTGGTTGGCACGGTTATTGGGTTTGACGGCAAGTCGGTTCAGGCCATCGCCCTGGGCGTCATCCTGATCTTCGGTGTCGCCTACTTGCTGGCGCAGGGCTTTGCCGATGCGGCGCCGCGCGCGCTGACGCAGCGCATCGTTGTCTACGCGCTGGTGACGTCGGTGAGCTATTTCGCCCTTCAGGTTATCGCCCAGTCTCTGACCGCTGGCAGCCTGCCTCCGACCCCAAACCCCGGCCCGCTGGAATGGGCTCTGATCCTGCTCGCTCTGATCAGTTTCGGAGTGGTCGCTGTGGCACAGGCGACCTTCCCCCTGTGGGCATCGCACCCGGCCGCAACAGGTCTGCGCGTGCACCTGACCAACGGCCTTTATGCCAATGCAATCTTCGACAAGCTTCTGGACGGATGGTCCAAGCGGTCTGCAGCCTGAAAGGAACCGACCTCATGTTTGCCAAACTCGAGACCTACCCCGCCGCCCTGCTGGAGCTCGTCGCAGAGGCCAACACGACTGCCAAGGCGATCCCGCCGTTGTTCCCTCTATCTGCCAATGTCGCAGTGAACCCGTTTCTGGGTCAGAGCGATGAGCCGCTTGCAGTCACCGCCGCGCGTCTCGCGCGGGTCGGTGGCGCCCGGGCGATCCCACCACGTACGCATTGGGCAGGCAAAATCAACGCGGGCGAAATTTGCGACACAGATCTGAAGGAGGCATTGGCTTCGATCCAAGGCCAGTTCAACGTGCCAAGCCTGCAGGAGCTGAAAGCGTCTCTCAACGATGAGAGCCCCGCGCCCGAAGCCCTTCCTACCGTGGCAGAACTGGCAGCGGATGTCTCCGGCATCGACTGGCCCGGGCTAATTGACAACCGCATCGGCGTTTGGGCCGCCAGTCACTTCGATCAGGGGCAGGCTCTCTGGAAACAGGCAGGCAGCGGCGGCCCCTTCAGGGCTTGGCGCGACTTCGCCTCGCGCGATCTGACGCCCGAGATTCAGGGTCTTACGGGCTTTTGCACTTTTGTTGCTGACACCAACCGTTCGCATTGGCGCGCTATTGGCCGCGCTTCGGAAAGGCTTGGCGTCACCACTGCTGCTGCGCCCACCGCGTTCCACCGCTGGCTGATGACGCTGGGCGGATGGGCGCAATACGGGCGCTATCTGTTGTGGCAGGCGGAGCTGGAAGGCACAGCAGACAGCAGCGTGACCGAACTTCTGGCCATCCGGATGGTCTTCGACGAAGCTCTGTTCGACCTCTACGAAGACCAGATTGCAGCACGTTGGGCAGATGTGGTCGCGGCCCATCAGAGCCCAGTTACTCCGCCCCGGGATCTTGTCATCGATGCAGTGCTGCAGGACGCCGCAGAACGGGCCGAGCAGCGCGTGCTGGCCGACAGGCTGTCCTGCGGGACAGCGCGCAAGGGCGAGGCGCGCCCGGACGTGCAGGCGGCCTTCTGTATCGATGTGCGTTCGGAAGTCTTCCGCCGCGCATTGGAAGCGCAGGATGAAAGCATCGAGACGATCGGCTTTGCCGGTTTCTTTGGCCTGGCCAGCGCCCATAAGGCCGCCGGATCGGATGTGACCGAATTCCGCGGTCCGGTTCTCTTGCAGCCGGGGCTGAATTCACAGGCGGCCGAACCCGAAACGGCCAACCTGAGCCGCCGCTACGGCGCCAGGGCCAAACGCGCCTGGGGCCGCTTCAAGCTGGCCGCAGTGTCCTCCTTCGCCTTTGTCGAGGCATCGGGGCCGCTCTACGCGGGCAAGCTTGTTCGGGATGCTCTCGGTTTCGGCAATAAAACCACGGAAGACCCTGTGCCGGAGATGGACCCCGCGCTCAATCTCGAAACCCGTGTAGGAATGGCAAAATCGGTGCTGACCGCCATGTCTCTCACGGATGAATTTGCGCCGATCGTATTGCTGGTTGGCCACGGCGCCGATGTCACCAACAACCCTCATCAAAGCGCCCTGCAGTGTGGCGCTTGTGGCGGTCACGCCGGGGACGTGAATGCCCGCCTGCTGGCGAGCCTGTTGAATGATCAGGACGTCCGGACCGGGCTGCGTGACAGCGGGATCAATATCCCTTCGGATACGGCATTCCTGCCCGCGCTGCACCATACGACCACCGACAAAGTGACCCTGTTTGAACAGGATCTGCCGCCGGAAACGCCCATTGACCTCACCCAGCTGAAGGCCTGGCTTGCCGCCGCCGGAGCGCTCACCCGGGCGGAGCGTTCCCAGCGCCTGCCGCGCGCCGCAGGCGCAGCGCATGTCGCGCAGCGGGCCCGGGACTGGGCCGAAACCCGCCCCGAATGGGGCCTGGCCGGATGCCGTGCCTTTGTAGCCGCGCCGCGCCACCGCACCGATGGGGCAGACCTGTCCGGGCAGGCTTTCCTGCATAATTACGACTGGCGGCGGGATGATGGCTTTGGCGTGCTTGAATTGATCCTGACGGCGCCCGTCGTGGTCGCCAGTTGGATCAGCCTTCAGTATTACGGTTCAACCGTGGCGCAGGGCTTGTTCGGTGGCGGCAACAAACTGCTCCACAAC
This genomic stretch from Phaeobacter gallaeciensis harbors:
- a CDS encoding YbcC family protein; protein product: MFAKLETYPAALLELVAEANTTAKAIPPLFPLSANVAVNPFLGQSDEPLAVTAARLARVGGARAIPPRTHWAGKINAGEICDTDLKEALASIQGQFNVPSLQELKASLNDESPAPEALPTVAELAADVSGIDWPGLIDNRIGVWAASHFDQGQALWKQAGSGGPFRAWRDFASRDLTPEIQGLTGFCTFVADTNRSHWRAIGRASERLGVTTAAAPTAFHRWLMTLGGWAQYGRYLLWQAELEGTADSSVTELLAIRMVFDEALFDLYEDQIAARWADVVAAHQSPVTPPRDLVIDAVLQDAAERAEQRVLADRLSCGTARKGEARPDVQAAFCIDVRSEVFRRALEAQDESIETIGFAGFFGLASAHKAAGSDVTEFRGPVLLQPGLNSQAAEPETANLSRRYGARAKRAWGRFKLAAVSSFAFVEASGPLYAGKLVRDALGFGNKTTEDPVPEMDPALNLETRVGMAKSVLTAMSLTDEFAPIVLLVGHGADVTNNPHQSALQCGACGGHAGDVNARLLASLLNDQDVRTGLRDSGINIPSDTAFLPALHHTTTDKVTLFEQDLPPETPIDLTQLKAWLAAAGALTRAERSQRLPRAAGAAHVAQRARDWAETRPEWGLAGCRAFVAAPRHRTDGADLSGQAFLHNYDWRRDDGFGVLELILTAPVVVASWISLQYYGSTVAQGLFGGGNKLLHNVVGGIGVLEGNTGALRPGLPWQSVHDGDGFQHDPLRLSVIVEAPREAMSEILRRHPGVRALFDNGWLHLIAMDDEGKLAWRYCGDLEWSRFKDQSADARAIAAE